A single window of Vigna unguiculata cultivar IT97K-499-35 chromosome 1, ASM411807v1, whole genome shotgun sequence DNA harbors:
- the LOC114181499 gene encoding pectinesterase-like, giving the protein MSGKVIISAVSLILVVGVAIGAVVTVNKNGDESSIKTNQKSVEIICQNTDDQNLCHNTLSSVKGLDTADPKAYISTAVKATMDSVIKAFNMSDRLSTEHGDTDNGTKMAIDDCKDLLQSAIQSLQLSTDMVQNNNIQAVHDQTADFKNWLSSVISYQQACMEGFDDGKEGEKSIKEQFQTESLDKVQKLTAITLDIVSGLSHILEKFGLKLNLKPASRRLLSMDGYPTWFSAADRKLLDQIKRKGWRANITPNVVVAQDGSGQFKTIADAIASYPSDFQGRYYIYVKAGVYDEYITVPKTAVNLFLYGDGPGKTVVTGHKNFRDGVKTMQTATFANTAPGFIAKAMTFENTAGPDGHQAVAFRNQGDMSAVIGCHILGYQDTLYVQTNRQFYRNCVISGTIDFIFGTSPTVIQHSVIVVRKPLDNQLNTITADGTSEKNMDTGIVIQDCDIVAEAELFPVRFQIKSYLGRPWKQYSRTVVMESTIGDFLHPEGWCPWAGEYFEDTLYYAEYNNAGPGAAVEGRIKWKGYHGLISREEAAQFTAGQFLKAGLGAGTDWLKALRVPHVLDFAKP; this is encoded by the coding sequence atgtcaGGGAAAGTAATTATCTCCGCGGTTTCTCTCATCCTCGTGGTAGGTGTTGCAATTGGCGCTGTGGTTACAGTTAATAAGAATGGTGACGAATCCTCCATCAAAACCAATCAAAAATCCGTTGAGATTATCTGTCAAAACACCGATGACCAAAACCTTTGCCACAACACTCTCAGCTCCGTTAAGGGTCTTGACACCGCTGACCCTAAGGCTTACATTTCCACCGCAGTGAAAGCCACCATGGATAGTGTGATCAAAGCGTTCAACATGAGTGACAGGCTCTCCACCGAGCATGGAGACACAGACAATGGCACTAAGATGGCCATTGATGATTGTAAGGACTTATTGCAATCTGCCATCCAAAGTCTTCAACTCAGCACTGACATGGTGCAAAATAACAACATCCAAGCTGTACATGACCAAACTGCTGATTTCAAGAACTGGCTTAGTTCAGTTATCTCATACCAGCAGGCGTGCATGGAGGGCTTCGACGATGGCAAAGAAGGTGAGAAGAGTATCAAGGAGCAATTCCAGACAGAGAGCTTAGACAAAGTGCAAAAACTGACTGCCATCACCCTTGATATCGTGAGTGGTTTGTCACACATCCTCGAAAAATTTGGGTTGAAGTTAAACCTTAAACCTGCCTCCCGTCGTCTTCTTAGTATGGATGGGTACCCCACTTGGTTCTCTGCCGCAGACCGCAAGCTCTTGGATCAAATTAAACGTAAAGGATGGAGAGCAAACATCACACCCAATGTCGTAGTTGCCCAGGATGGCTCTGGTCAATTTAAAACCATTGCCGATGCAATTGCTTCTTACCCCAGCGACTTCCAGGGTAGATATTACATATATGTTAAGGCTGGTGTTTATGATGAATACATCACTGTTCCCAAGACCGCTGTTAATCTTTTCCTATATGGCGATGGCCCTGGGAAGACCGTTGTCACTGGTCACAAGAACTTCCGTGATGGAGTTAAGACAATGCAAACTGCCACTTTTGCTAACACTGCTCCAGGCTTCATTGCCAAGGCAATGACATTCGAGAACACTGCTGGACCTGACGGACACCAAGCCGTGGCTTTCAGGAACCAGGGAGACATGTCAGCAGTGATTGGCTGCCACATTTTGGGTTACCAAGACACCTTATACGTCCAAACCAACAGGCAATTCTACCGCAATTGTGTTATCTCCGGCACTATTGATTTCATCTTCGGCACCTCACCCACTGTGATCCAACACTCTGTCATCGTCGTCAGGAAGCCCCTTGACAACCAATTAAATACCATTACTGCAGATGGCACATCTGAGAAGAACATGGACACTGGAATCGTTATCCAGGACTGTGACATTGTCGCTGAAGCCGAGCTCTTCCCAGTTAGGTTCCAAATTAAGTCCTACTTGGGTAGGCCATGGAAGCAATACTCAAGGACTGTGGTTATGGAATCCACCATCGGTGACTTCCTTCACCCTGAAGGATGGTGCCCTTGGGCAGGGGAATACTTTGAAGACACTTTGTACTACGCTGAGTACAACAATGCTGGACCTGGTGCCGCGGTGGAAGGAAGAATTAAGTGGAAGGGTTATCATGGTCTCATTTCTCGCGAAGAAGCTGCCCAATTCACTGCAGGCCAATTCCTAAAGGCTGGACTTGGCGCTGGAACTGACTGGTTGAAGGCACTTCGTGTTCCTCATGTCCTTGACTTCGCTAAACCTTGA